A single genomic interval of Physeter macrocephalus isolate SW-GA chromosome 5, ASM283717v5, whole genome shotgun sequence harbors:
- the LOC102975100 gene encoding LOW QUALITY PROTEIN: cdc42 effector protein 3-like (The sequence of the model RefSeq protein was modified relative to this genomic sequence to represent the inferred CDS: deleted 1 base in 1 codon), producing the protein MQILSPHLRPNESETLGLAPSNEFYKRAAKTLIYLKAANNKKGKKFKPRGISSPDMISPRLGDFCHTIHMVKDGQHDVFEDISFLQGNSDLLPGNQEKARMGQFPGCMEFFRVSSTTDSMFRETLTLVLKNTISLPTIGGSQALMLPLLSTVTFNSKQESFGPGKLPWLSCEGVMEENSMVYQADVSWGSGGSTSQSCHSSSLSKLYPYWAAKNMFDHPAWCEFVKEKTKNQRSPSLISLGSLLFLQLDLGPSFLDAVLKVTHKNK; encoded by the exons atgcaaattctcagccccCATCTTAGACCAAATGAATCAGAGACTCTTGGTTTAGCCCCCAGTAATGAGTTTTACAA AAGGGCAGCCAAGACCCTAATTTACCTGAAGGCTGCCaataataagaaaggaaagaaatttaaaccGAGGGGCATCTCGTCTCCCGATATGATCAGTCCTCGCCTTGGAGACTTCTGCCACACCATTCACATGGTCAAGGATGGCCAGCACGATGTCTTTGAGGACATTTCCTTTCTTCAGGGGAACTCTGATCTTCTACCTGGAAACCAGGAGAAAGCACGCATGGGCCAGTTCCCTGGGTGTATGGAGTTTTTCAGGGTCAGCAGCACCACCGACTCCATGTTCAGAGAAACACTCACCCTGGTGCTCAAAAACACCATCTCCCTCCCGACTATTGGAGGGTCCCAAGCTCTCATGTTGCCCTTATTGTCAACGGTGACATTCAATTCCAAACAGGAGTCCTTTGGTCCGGGAAAGCTGCCCTGGCTTAGCTGTGAGGGGGTCATGGAGGAGAACAGTATGGTCTATCAGGCGGACGTTTCATGG GGCTCTGGTGGGTCCACATCCCAGTCCTGCCACTCCTCCAGCCTCTCCAAACTGTACCCCTACTGGGCAGCCAAGAATATGTTTGACCATCCCGCCTGGTGTGAGTTCGTCAAGGAAAAGACTAAAAATCAGAGGAGTCCCTCTCTGATCTCACTGggttccctcctcttcctgcagCTCGATCTTGGGCCTTCATTTCTGGATGCAGTGCTGAAGGTCACGCATAAAAATAAGTAA